A segment of the Hemicordylus capensis ecotype Gifberg chromosome 6, rHemCap1.1.pri, whole genome shotgun sequence genome:
atagttattgaaatattaaaagattaacgtgtttgacttgtatttttgagctgatactatggtaaagttatctgaagatgggcatcagatgtttggacaggggcgcaatttcagtgcttgccctaggcgctatttcccctagatacgcctctgatgttGTGAGAACTCAGAAAATGTTGGCAAACTCAGATTAGCACCACGCCAAACTGATAAAGCCAGGTTCAGTCATCTTAGGTTTGAACTCTGCTTGCTGATCTCAGCTTGATGTCAGTTTGGTGCAGTGCCAAGCTGAGATAGGCGACATTTTCTGAGTTCTCACGACCCTGCAGGGGCGCCTGCAGGGCAAGAATCTATAGATTATTGGTAAACTAATGTTACATCAGTCGTGAGAACCAGCTCATAGCATTGTTATGCTGTATGTGTAAGAATTTTATTATTCTACTTTACAtctgtattttagtgtaaaatgCCTAGAAAACATTACTATGAAATGACATAGACGTCTGAAATAATTTCCCTTTCCTCTTACTCAGCTCCTGCAAGTGGGCCTGTGCCCTGGTCCCATAGTTGTTTAAAATTATCATCCATGTTTATTGCTATAGAAAAGGTACTAATGCTAAGAGGAGTATTTTTCTCCCTTAACGTGTGCTGCTCTATGCATACTTGCTTGGGAGTAAGTTGCATTAAACTGTTATTTACTCCTGGATAAATATGTTTAGAAATGCCCTGCTggaaattaaaattacatttactATTGCTCCTTGCCTTTTCTAGTACAGAGTATTGTAGggtgagtgtgtggggtgggggtcagcCTTAGCAAAGCATGGTTGCAGTGGCTAATGTCTAGTAAAAGAGCTGTTAGGATTCAGTGCTACCTGAAAGCTACTGTCTTGAAATTACACAAAGGTCATAGATAGCTGTATTGGTCCATtagaaaaaaatccaaaagccacagTCTGGTAAAACTTTTATTGGGACCAACCAAAATGATACAGTTGCGAGCAGCAAACCTTTGAGTTATCCAGGACTCTGCATCAAGCTAGATgttgagtaaaaaaaaaaaagggagggaggaggttgaATGttatacaacaaatataaaaatacaacaaatataaagacaataaaacagtttaacagaataaaagcagttaaagagttttaaataaataactttaaataaaagcctgagaaaataggtgcatcttgggggtcttttaaaaaacaatcagagatggaaaagctcttattttcatatggagcgtattccaaagccccggggcagccacagagaaggcccagtcctgagttgccaccaaacgagctgctggcaaccataactggacattcccagatgatcttaatagacagcagagttcatgacaaagaaggcgctcttttaagtaccctggagAGCCTGGACCCCAGCCGCTAAGGGCTTTGtgggtaatcaccagcactttgtatttcactcaagaacatattggcagccagtacaccTCTTTttaaatcggtgttatatggttcctttgggttgtcccagagaccagtctggctgtcacattctgcaccaattgtagtttccagactatgtacaaaggtagccccatgtagagagcattgcagtagtcaagcctggaggttactagcatatgcaccactgttttaaggtcatttacctccagaaatgggcatagctgatgtatcagccaaaactgataaaaggcgctcATTAAAGTGCTTTTTTCATAAAATATGCATGAAAACAattattagctacttgtggatcTCTTCTCCCATCCCCATCAAAGGACCAAGGATCTCCCTCCTTCCTCATCAAGGGACTTAGGATAGAGGCCAGAAAATTGTCCCTGTCCAGTTCATGGGGCATCTGGAGcacatgccagccccaaataaatgccaagtcctcccctctccctaAACTGCTGtagctttcaggctgcaatcctaggcatgttaaCTTGgaataagcctcactgggtataccatggaacatatttccaAGTTAACATGCCTAGGATGGCACTGTAAGGCATATTCTGGAGAGGACAGAGGATGGTCCTCCTCGGAGAAGAGGGAGCTGGCCAAAAGAGTGCCTCTCCAGGGTGCCTCTGCCTGTGCCCGCCTGATGCTATTGCTGCAGTTCATCTCACTCCACCCATTGCTCAGCAGCAACTAGCTGGCTAGCTTGCAGGTCCATTGCTACCCCATGCATCTCATCTGgtcatctggtctcaagcactCAACTGCATTGAGTTGCTGCTACTTGTCAGCGGGACAACCCAAAAGCTCTTCATCATggatcctgctgttgctgcaggatattcttaCCTGGAGGCCAGCATAAAAAATCCCTGTTGGTTGGATtcagcccccaggccttatgttgtgcaggtctgcaCTGCCACCCAGGATTTAACCCCAGAATCTGTTTTGAAAGTCAGGGCTTAGTCCAAATGTAACATTATATTGAAGGGTGCCTCCGACCATTGTGTTAAGTGCCTTTCTGTTACTATTAAGGACTTTTAACTTTGCACATGTTTTAACTTTGCACAAAGGTGACAAGGCATGATGATGCACCCCAATGGTGTGTCCTCAACACAGGAACCTTTCAgttttactattactactactacaaacatgtgtataccactcttcaaccaaagttcttgaagcagtttacatagaaaaataaataatacaataatgtggttggaaggctttaaagggctcacaatctacaaagaaacttaGACACCAGcctcagccactggagggatgctttgctggggttggatagggccagttgccctccccctgctaaatataagagaatcaccacttttaaaaggtgcctctttgcttggttagcagaggtattaattttagaaattaatGCTGAATAATGGATCGTGTTTGCCTAATTTATATCTCTTCTAAAGGCTGCCACCTTTCTTCAGAGGCCTATCACTGGACCTCCATGCTAGGGAAAGCTACACCAATATTTTTTCTGCTTGCTGTGCAGCTGTGAAAGGAACAGTGAAAAGAAAAACCAGGTGTCAAaatcctacttttttttttttttacaaaggttGAATTCCAATTCTAAGAGGAActtctattttctttcttttttttatgaGGGTGTGGCTTTAAGTGGCCTGGGCGTGGCTTACAAGAGGGGAGGGGTTGAGTGGTCCAGTGGGGCGTGGCTTGATAACATCTGTTTGCCTTTTAGCTTGGAAGGAACAGCTGGGCGAGTGTCAGAAACTGGGGGAGGAGTCCACGGTGCGGAGAGGAGCCGCAGCCGCGAACGGGCTGGTCACATTGGAGGCCGCATCATCGGCTGCATCAGCGGAAAGGGAAGTCGGAGGGCGTGCACACCCACTGCTCGGGCGGGCCcctaagcaagcaagcaggcaggcaggcaggcaggcaagggtggaaggaaaaggCTCGAGCTTTGGGCAGCCGAGCTGGATCAGGAACCGCCGGCCTCCCCGTCCGGATTGCTAGGGGAGGCTAGTTTGGGTTTTGCTCCATGCAATGCGCCGCCTCCCTTAGCGCGATGCAGCGGGCCGGAGGaggagcggcagcggcggcagcaacagcggcggagcctggaggaggaggcggtggaggCGAGGCGGTTGCAGCAGCGGCGGCCTCGTACCGGGTACTGAGCCGCTTGCTGGGCTACGGCGGGGCTGAGTCCGCCGCAGCCGGGTTGGCGCTTGGAGGAGCCGTCGGGGAAGTGGCTGGGGATCGGGGAAGGGCAGGCGGGCTGCGGGGTTCGCAGCTCCTGGTCTTCCGCCCCGGCGAAGCTGGAGAGCCTTCGGGGGGTTCCCCGGCCGCCTGCCTGTCGCCGCCTCCACAGCCTCAACCGCCATCGGAGCTGCTGTGCGCCAGGCAccggtgtgcactcctggacgcACCGAAAGGtgagcctggaggaggaagaTGCTGGAGCGGAGCGGCTGGCGGCCTCCTGTTCCCCCCGGGGGCCGGCCTGGAGCTGCAGCTGGCCGCTTTGGGGCTACATCAGGCGCCCCCGACAGCCCCAGGAGGGCTGGGCAAGCCCCCCACCGACTGCCCCTGCATGAGCTTCCTGCCTCCGCCGCCTCTGGCCCCGCCGCCCACTCTGCCCTTGTTACCCCCGGGGGAAGAGACCAGCGACGCCCTGCTCGTGTTGGAAGCCCTCGGCCCCgacgaggaggaagaggaagaggaggcggcggcagggccGGCAGAATCCTCTTCCCACCAAGCCGGCATGGGGGGCAGCCGCTTCCAACCACCCACTGCAGCAGCCCCGgtttctcctgctgctcctccggCTGGCCCGGTGCCCCCCGCTGCTGTCTCCGGGGCCAACCGCCCGAGTCCGTCCGCCCCTTCCAGGAAAGGCTCTTTCAAGGTCCGCCTGAGTCGCCTCTTCCGCACCAAAAGCTGTAGCGGCCCGTCCTGCAACCCCACCGCCCCCGCTGGTGCCCGTCGGGTCGGGGAGAGGGAGCTCTTACAAGCCACTGCCAACTCGGCGAACGCCACCGCGGGGAGCCTCCCCGATGTGTCCCAGCCTGGGTGTCGGGAGCAAGACTCCGGCAGGTAAGGGGGAAGGAAGAGGTGCGGGAGGAAGGAGTAGAAGGGGCTCTGAGTCGGGCCGAGAAGCCTCGTGGGCTATAGAGTACCAGGTCTACTTGGGTGTGTGTTCAAAACCAAGAGGATGAGGGAGAGCCATTCAACTCTGCCCACTTCCAAGCTGGAAACAAGAGAATCCACTCTCTACCTTGCAGGAGCTTGCTATCCAGGTATTCACCACCAACCGGCCTCCAAGCTGAACCCTTAAAAAAGGACTTTTAAGATTCATAAGGTAGATACCGGAGGTTTGAGATTATCTGCTAGTGGAAGACAAACTGGTAGAGGTGAGGAGGTTGGTAATCTTTGAGAGGCTGGCATGAATGATTGGTTCTCTAGGATCTTGGTGGGGAACCAGTGCAGTCTCACAGAACTCCTTGTTCAGGTTATTACCGGTGGACTCTGTCCAGGTTGCAAAGGGTGGATTCTCTGATACTCGAAGCCTAGCAGGGTTGTTATGACTTGTGGTTGGGAGGCTTTAAAGCTGAGAGGACTAAAATGGATTTTTTTCTACCTTCATGAGAAGCAAGCAGGGCAGGAGTTTACGTAAAACCCTGGGTAATTCGGAAGCTCTCAGGATAAGAACAAATTCTCAAGTATTCAGGCAGATTAGCAGTGAATGGTAGTTGTGTTGTGCAGGGGCTCTCAGACTTCTCAACTTGGAcccccagatattggactacaactcacatcatcccctgctggggggacccaagtttgagaacccctggtgtagtgGATTCTCGAGTTATGAATCCACTACATAAGTTGTGTTCTGGTTAACGGAAACAGCAAGCGTTTAGCATCGATATTCTTTGTGGCATTGCATGACAGAGGGAGTTGGGCATAATGGTCATGGTTTTATCAGAATCTTTCTATAGCTATAGTACAAGGCTCTTGACCATACACATTTCACTTATTTATGATCACCCTGAGGTGTTAGCTTAATAGACTTCAACTTTCCCAAGGTTGGACAGTGAAATTGTTGATTGAACAGAGATTAGACCTGGGTCTCACAACGTTTTATTGTGGAATACTTTTTGCTTTGTATTGGCCCACGATGCTGAGGTTCTGGAACTAGTTTGTGGTTCTAGGAGATCTGTTGGTTACAACTGGTGTGGCTAGTGAAAGTTCTCTTAGATTTGTGTGTCATAAAAACATCTCTCCTGTATTGTATTTGCCTATTTTGAATGTCAAACAAGTTGCTTTATATGGAATTGGACCACTGATGACTCCACTCTAATATTTGATGTCACTAACCAGGGTGTCTGCTTTCTCCTACTCATCCTACCTGgcgatgctggggattgaacctggcatctTGTATATGTGCTCCTGCACGGAGTTATAGGTTCTTAGCAGATTTGGTGTTTCTGGTATAGGGGACTCATTGATCATAGATGCATACTTGGACTGATCTAATAGGAAATAGTCATTCCTTAATCTTTTCTAGCTACTCCTTTGTGTATGTTTTGATCATGACCATTATAAAGGGTGGGTAAAACTATGGGATATCCATCCTACCCCAATTCTTCCCAATACATGGGTATGTATGTTTAGTAATTGAACATATTCATGTGTATTGAAAGGATatgtttctcacacacacacacgcgcacacacacacacaccctgtattAATGCAAACTGTGgctaggttttattttatttatttaaactgccAAAGGTTCATACTTCTAGGCAGTTTGCGTGGTAAAAAGAGCACACACAAAAGAGTAGTAGGTAGAAGTGGTGTGGAATTTTAGGCAGCCAGTCTTTTATCTGATCTCTTAGACAAAAACTTGGAATATGATGGGGCAAGTATTGAATTTCCTGGGCCATGGGTCACAAGCAAGGCTgtgttcttaaaaacaaaacaaactaccaACCCACAAAATCTGAAATTCTGCAAACTGTCCATGGTGTAAAttaaatataggaagctgctttatatgaagtcagatcattggtctttcTAACTCAGtactctacactgacttgcagccactctccaaggtttcaggcaagagtctttcccagtcctccctGAAGGTGCCAGGGATAGGAtagaacctggcaccttctgcatgcaaagcaggtgctctgccactgagctatggctccatcccagcAAGTCTGCATAAACTTGTCTTGCTGCTAGATGTGCAAGGTGCTGAAGACCCACCCCGAAGTTCTGGGAACTGTGTGGTTGACGCTTCTGGTTTCTGAGACTCAACTGGGCTCCCGTACCCCACCCCAAGCCTGTATTTGTGGCCAGAAGGGTTGGAAATGTGTGGGTTAACATATGCTTAAATTCTTGAAGTTGGATTTTCCATCCAATAGCAAGTTCTGCACCTGTATTAAATTGCAGGATGTGCCCTACCCTGCCTAAGAGATGGTTGGATTTCCTGGGAACCTAGGAGACAAGGTAGCTTTTGGGTATTCTGGGATAAAGGCTGTTGGTGTAGGAGAAGACAACTAAACAGTGGATTGATAGAATGGGCCTGGATGCAATGATCCAGTTCTGACATTAAACTATGGCACTTGGTGTAATATGGATAAACCTAGGTGAGTTGTAACCTATGACATGCCCCCTTCCCTCCTTCATACCCAAAGCAGGAGAGTGAAAATGTTCTTTTCACTTCAAAACAAACCACATTAATGTGTTGTGTACAAACTCTGAGCACTGCAACTTAGTTAATTATAATTGAAGCAAAGTAGGATTTCAACCAGGATCAACCCACAGCTTcatatcctggtttgttctaactTGAGTGAGTTAACAAATCACAGCTCCCCAAGTTGTTACATAATACAGAACTGcagcttgtttttaaatgacAGCAAAATCTTCCACTTTTCTCCTCCACATATGGCAGAGGGGAAGGGGTGCCTATAAGCCCATGGCTCCCTTAAATTAATTCACATAGCACTAACCCATGGTTGAGTGTTGAAGTCTGAACCAGGCTGGCATGCTTGCTCTGTTGAGTAAAGTAGTATATTCCAAAGTTTTTGATAACAGAACCCCAACTTATTTTTATGAATTGGAAGTACACTTCTCACTTGCAGCCAAAAAGTATGTACCAGGTAGGATTGCCCTCTTTCCAATAAATTCTTGCTGAAAGAAAGTGTTGAGCATGTGATTCATGCAGACAACACCCCTAAGGAAATCTTGTCTCCGAATCAGTGAAATGATCTCAGAGGCAGTATAGCTCTGAACAAGAGTTATAATCTCAATAAGATATTCAAACTCTTTCTTAGACAAGTGGGCAAATACATATTCCACATAAAGAAAAGCATATGAATTACCTTGCCAAATTTCTAACCGGGAAAGAAAATAAATCAATTTAGACAAGTACATATCTAAACCAATCTGATTTCAAAGTACACAAGAAGCCACCCAGGTTCTGTTGTTTAATGATAAAGAAGCAattcccggggggtggggggcagaagcagGTTTTAAAACAATTCCCTATGATCAATTTTGCAAAATATAAACATATGCCTTATCCGATTGTTTTCTTCTTGGGCCATCGTTCACCTGTCTAATAAGTTGCTCTAGTGTTCTTAAATCTAATATGGTATCTGGAAGAGTTATTGGGGAGTGAGGGAGACATATTTCGTGAAGATTGTAACTGATCGAAGCCACGGCTTACTCTTGCTGAGAGCCAGTCaggtatgtattcattcattcattcgatttctataccgcccttccaaaaaatggctcagggcagtttacatagagaaataataaataaatagatggatccctatccccaaagggctcacaatctaaaaagaaacataaattcAGAAGAATTCATGGTCTTCTTGTTTCTCTGTTTGCATTTGacaagtaactggccctatctacccccagcacagtacctccagtgactgttgcttgtgtgtcttatgtttctttaagattgtgagccctttggggacaggggacagggatccatcttatttattatttctctgtgtaaaccgccctgagccatttttggaagggcagtatagaaattgaattaaataataatagtagtaataataaaaaagactacaggtaaagtgtgctgtcaagtcgatttcaactcctggcacccacagagctatgtggttttctttggtagaatacaggtggggtttaccatggctgcctcctgtgcagtatgagaggatgcctttcagcatcttcctatatcactgctgcccgatataggaccagtggggattcgaactggcaaccttctgcttattagtcaagcatttccccagtgGGCCACTTAGGGTAACTCGAATAAATGATTAGCAAGATGTAAATAAACCCCAACAATTCTTCCTGCAGTTTTGGAGAGCAATTGGGTCTTCTTTTGTGAACTTGgttgtttctttcacattataatatGGGCTTTCCTCAGATTTCAAAGGGCTCAATacaaatgcattgagggatgaggCAGAGTCCTAGGCTCTGCCattaaggggtgggggaaagccttCCCTACATGATTTTTGCTTCCAAAAGAGGACTTCCCATAtaatatgggactgttggcaaTGCTAGACCACACATAGCCTGGTGGCTGTGCATTTGGAAAATGCATTCTACAAGGGGCAGAATCAAATGCGCCACAGTTCTCCATGCAGTTTTGCAGGCTCCAAACTGTATAGAGAACCTCTGCGTGTTCAGCTTTGCCCCTTACAAATGTTGAATGTGCAGCCATaaggagaggtggccagcaagtgCATCAGAGGAGCAACTAGCAGGTTGCGTCCCCACACATACTGAACACTAGGAGGTTTTCTTGAGAACAGGGCTCATaacaaaagccctgctggatcaggcccaaggcccatctagtccagcatcctgttccacgaagtggccgaccagatgtctctgggaagcccacaaacaagagccaagggcatgccctctctcctactgctactcccctgcaactagtatttagaggcaaattgcatctgaggctggaggccgcctatagccctcagatcaGTAGTCCTTGAtaaacctgttctccatgaatgtatct
Coding sequences within it:
- the SOCS7 gene encoding suppressor of cytokine signaling 7 isoform X2: MQCAASLSAMQRAGGGAAAAAATAAEPGGGGGGGEAVAAAAASYRVLSRLLGYGGAESAAAGLALGGAVGEVAGDRGRAGGLRGSQLLVFRPGEAGEPSGGSPAACLSPPPQPQPPSELLCARHRCALLDAPKGEPGGGRCWSGAAGGLLFPPGAGLELQLAALGLHQAPPTAPGGLGKPPTDCPCMSFLPPPPLAPPPTLPLLPPGEETSDALLVLEALGPDEEEEEEEAAAGPAESSSHQAGMGGSRFQPPTAAAPVSPAAPPAGPVPPAAVSGANRPSPSAPSRKGSFKVRLSRLFRTKSCSGPSCNPTAPAGARRVGERELLQATANSANATAGSLPDVSQPGCREQDSGRKPRLMRTRSAFSPVAFGPLFTGETVSLVDVDISQRGLTSPHPPTPPPPPRRSLSLLDAFPRILPIRAPEAVHSQPAQHLQCPLYRPDSSSFAASLRELEKCGWYWGPMNWEDAEMKLKGKPDGSFLVRDSSDPRYILSLSFRSQGITHHTRMEHYRGTFSLWCHPKFEDRCQSVVEFIKRAIMHSKNGKFLYFLRSRVPGLPPTPVQLLYPVSRFSNVKSLQHLCRFRIRQLVRIDHIPELPLPKPLISYIRKFYYYDPQEEVYLSLKEAQLVSKQKQEAESST
- the SOCS7 gene encoding suppressor of cytokine signaling 7 isoform X1 → MQCAASLSAMQRAGGGAAAAAATAAEPGGGGGGGEAVAAAAASYRVLSRLLGYGGAESAAAGLALGGAVGEVAGDRGRAGGLRGSQLLVFRPGEAGEPSGGSPAACLSPPPQPQPPSELLCARHRCALLDAPKGEPGGGRCWSGAAGGLLFPPGAGLELQLAALGLHQAPPTAPGGLGKPPTDCPCMSFLPPPPLAPPPTLPLLPPGEETSDALLVLEALGPDEEEEEEEAAAGPAESSSHQAGMGGSRFQPPTAAAPVSPAAPPAGPVPPAAVSGANRPSPSAPSRKGSFKVRLSRLFRTKSCSGPSCNPTAPAGARRVGERELLQATANSANATAGSLPDVSQPGCREQDSGRKPRLMRTRSAFSPVAFGPLFTGETVSLVDVDISQRGLTSPHPPTPPPPPRRSLSLLDDISGTLPTSVLVGPMGSSSLQSFPLPPPPPPHAPDAFPRILPIRAPEAVHSQPAQHLQCPLYRPDSSSFAASLRELEKCGWYWGPMNWEDAEMKLKGKPDGSFLVRDSSDPRYILSLSFRSQGITHHTRMEHYRGTFSLWCHPKFEDRCQSVVEFIKRAIMHSKNGKFLYFLRSRVPGLPPTPVQLLYPVSRFSNVKSLQHLCRFRIRQLVRIDHIPELPLPKPLISYIRKFYYYDPQEEVYLSLKEAQLVSKQKQEAESST